A single region of the Ornithorhynchus anatinus isolate Pmale09 chromosome 6, mOrnAna1.pri.v4, whole genome shotgun sequence genome encodes:
- the LOC120637963 gene encoding olfactory receptor 10Q1-like produces the protein MDPVQENSTSPSEFIILGFGNHPELQLFFFGLFFIIHLITLTGHLTIVLVTSVSHSLRIPMYFFLRNLSAIEILYILVIVPNMLANFLSKNKTISFVGCALQMHCFIALGGAECFLLAFMSYDRYVAICQPLRYAVIINRTLCFQMLAIAGLSGFALSLSLTVLIFRLPFCGSHAINHFFCDIPALLFLACTDSPVNEVAVFIVCVLILLIPFFLILLSYAFIAAAILRIRSAEGRRKAFSTCAGHLVVSLLHNGCAIFIYIRPKSAYAPDQDKVVSLVYTNVTPMLYPMIYSLRNQEVQGALRRVLGRKIISWVS, from the coding sequence ATGGACCCTGTGCAAGAAAACTCAACCTCACCGTCTGAGTTCATCATCCTGGGCTTCGGCAACCACCCTGAACTGCAGCTCTTCTTCTTCGGGCTCTTCTTCATCATACACCTAATCACCCTGACTGGGCACCTGACCATCGTACTGGTCACCTCAGTGTCCCACTCCCTCCGGatccccatgtacttcttcctccgCAACCTGTCGGCCATCGAGATCCTCTACATCTTGGTGATCGTCCCCAACATGCTGGCCAACTTCCTTTCCAAGAACAAGACAATCTCCTTTGTCGGCTGCGCCCTACAGATGCACTGCTTCATCGCCCTCGGGGGAGCAGAGTGCTTCCTGCTGGCCTTCATGTCCTACGACCGCTACGTGGCCATCTGTCAACCGCTGAGGTACGCAGTGATCATCAACAGGACCCTCTGTTTCCAGATGCTGGCCATAGCGGGCCTCAGCGGCTTTGCGCTTTCACTCTCCCTCACCGTCCTGATCTTCCGGCTCCCTTTCTGCGGCTCCCACGCCATCAATCACTTCTTCTGCGACATCCCTGCCCTGCTCTTCCTGGCCTGCACGGACTCGCCGGTCAACGAAGTCGCGGTCTTCATCGTCTGCGtgctcatcctcctcatccccttcttcCTGATCCTGCTCTCCTACGCCTTCATCGCGGCGGCCATTTTGAGGATCCGGTCGGCCGAGGGAAGACGCAAGGCCTTCTCCACGTGCGCCGGCCATCTGGTGGTCTCCCTCCTGCACAACGGCTGTGCCATCTTCATCTACATCCGGCCCAAGTCCGCCTACGCTCCGGACCAGGACAAGGTGGTGTCCCTGGTCTACACCAACGTGACCCCGATGCTCTACCCCAtgatctacagcctgaggaaccagGAGGTACAGGGAGCCCTCAGGAGAGTCTTGGGGAGGAAGATAATTTCTTGGGTATCTTAG
- the LOC120638475 gene encoding olfactory receptor 10V1-like — protein sequence MVQALYTMPPFLCFSGLLPKMNGALGNLTTASEFVFLGFADLPEGQVLLFGLFLLMHVITLSGHLTITLITLIDPCLQTPMYFFLRNLSSIEICYTLAIVPNMLANLISVTREISFAGCAVQMYFFVALGTSECFLLSVMSYDRYTAICNPLRYSVIMSRSSCQRLLLAVGTSGFVLALGLTVLIFRLPFCGSHAINHFFCDIPALLFLACSDTRVNELVVFALCFLALLIPFLLILLSYAFIAAAILRIRSAEGRRKAFSTCAGHLVVSLLHNGCAIFIYIRPKSAYAPDQDKVVSLVYTNVTPMLYPMIYSLRNQEVQGALRRVLKRKVFSEKM from the coding sequence ATGGTCCAAGCTCTGTATACGATGCCCCCATTCCTTTGCTTCTCAGGGCTGCTCCCAAAGATGAATGGGGCTTTAGGAAACCTCACCACAGCCTCTGAATTTGTTTTCTTGGGATTTGCGGACCTTCCCGAGGGGCAGGTCTTATTGTTTGGGCTGTTCCTTCTCATGCACGTGATCACTCTGTCTGGACACCTGACCATCACGTTGATCACACTAATCGATCCCTGCCTCCAAactcccatgtacttcttcctccgCAACTTATCTTCCATCGAGATCTGCTACACACTGGCCATCGTCCCCAACATGCTGGCGAACCTCATCTCGGTCACGAGGGAGATTTCCTTCGCCGGGTGCGCGGTCCAGATGTACTTCTTTGTGGCCTTAGGCACGTCAGAGtgcttcctcctgtctgtcaTGTCTTACGATCGCTACACTGCCATCTGCAACCCCCTGAGGTACTCGGTGATCATGAGCAGGTCGTCCTGCCAGAGGCTCCTCCTCGCCGTCGGCACCTCCGGCTTCGTGCTCGCACTTGGCCTCACGGTCCTGATCTTTCGGCTCCCTTTCTGTGGCTCCCACGCCATCAATCACTTCTTCTGCGACATTCCCGCCCTGCTCTTCCTGGCCTGCTCCGACACCCGGGTCAATGAGCTCGTGGTGTTTGCTCTCTGCTTCCTtgccctcctcatccccttcctgcTGATCCTGCTCTCCTACGCCTTCATCGCAGCGGCCATTTTGAGGATCCGGTCGGCCGAGGGAAGACGCAAGGCCTTCTCCACGTGCGCCGGCCATCTGGTGGTCTCCCTCCTGCACAACGGCTGTGCCATCTTCATCTACATCCGGCCCAAGTCCGCCTACGCTCCGGACCAGGACAAGGTGGTGTCCCTGGTCTACACCAACGTGACCCCGATGCTCTACCCCAtgatctacagcctgaggaaccagGAGGTGCAGGGAGCCCTCAGGAGAGTCCTGAAGAGGAAAGTATTTTCTGAGAAAATGTAA
- the LOC100076317 gene encoding olfactory receptor 1009-like yields MAFNGGGSRSGEMESENQTLVTEFLILGLTDNPQLQPFLFLLFLTIYFLTVLGNVTILVVTCFDSRLRMPMYFFLSNLSFLDVCYTSVTVPRMLLNLLSQFKAISYTACISQLYFFIVFAGTECFLLTAMAYDRYLAVCKPLRYPALMDNRRLLLLATAAWGTGIFNATSHISFTVRLVFCGPNEIDHFLCDIRELLKLACSSTRNNQLEIFLVGGTLRITSFCLTLGSYVPIIITVLKIRSEESRKKTFSTCASHLTVVVLYYGTLNFVYGRQTSGNTLYMSKMMSVMFSVVIPMLNPLIYTLRNQQVKGAIVNFWPQISANF; encoded by the exons ATGGCTTTCAATGGAG GAGGAAGCAGATCTGGAGAAATGGAAAGTGAGAATCAGACATTAGTGACAGAATTTCTCATCCTGGGTTTAACAGACAATCCGCAACTGCAGCCCTTTCTCTTCCTGCTGTTCCTGACGATCTACTTCTTGACTGTGTTGGGCAACGTCACGATTTTGGTCGTTACCTGCTTTGATTCAAGGCTCCGCATGCCCATGTATTTTTTTCTCAGCAATCTGTCCTTCCTAGATGTGTGTTACACTTCAGTGACGGTCCCGAGGATGCTGCTAAACCTCCTGTCCCAGTTCAAAGCCATTTCCTACACAGCCTGTATTTCCCAATTgtattttttcatagtatttgctgGCACCGAATGTTTTCTGTTGACGGCCATGGCTTACGATCGGTATCTGGCTGTCTGCAAGCCACTGCGCTACCCTGCCCTTATGGATAACAGACGCCTCCTTCTGTTGGCTACAGCTGCTTGGGGAACGGGAATCTTCAATGCCACATCACACATCTCCTTTACGGTCAGGTTGGTATTCTGTGGGCCCAATGAAATCGACCATTTCCTCTGTGACATTCGGGAGCTTTTGAAGCTGGCTTGCAGCAGCACACGGAACAACCAACTGGAAATATTCCTGGTGGGAGGGACCTTGAGGATCACCTCTTTCTGCTTAACTCTTGGGTCCTACGTCCCTATCATCATCACCGTCCTGAAGATCCGCTCTgaggaaagcaggaagaaaaCCTTCTCCACTTGTGCCTCCCACCTTACCGTGGTGGTCCTCTACTATGGGACCCTGAATTTCGTGTATGGGCGACAGACATCTGGGAACACCCTGTACATGAGCAAAATGATGAGCGTCATGTTTAGCGTGGTGATTCCGATGCTGAACCCACTCATTTACACACTGAGGAATCAGCAGGTGAAGGGCGCTATTGTAAACTTCTG GCCCCAGATCAGTGCTAACTTTTAA